The following proteins are co-located in the Triticum aestivum cultivar Chinese Spring chromosome 1A, IWGSC CS RefSeq v2.1, whole genome shotgun sequence genome:
- the LOC123189885 gene encoding uncharacterized protein, producing the protein MAGGKRRYKRNPTAGGPRHSAGAGRRRSLPELPSFVSPTSVAAAFGPSSSGGRGRGRGGRRGAAAEPANAVPFSYTAALRPCPASAGGATRALEVAIDTGSCADPAASASMYSYEVVGGIGLGFHGDEEAEGQEEAGEGAPHLGLGFHGRIEEEMDAEVEELEEVSFVTPRQAKGKGRQNGGFISIGGVRIYSEDTSSPESEGMGDSDEESDSDYEVRDRNADVDSDEEDSDDDKGDPESDEDGSGSDSEEGLSIGDSSVDDEIVADYMEGIGGSEELLSSRWLNGMKLVDSDDDEMDTDDDEDGFLKKGKEKLEGYALMRASEQYGMKMPNSAERRKGRSSNGRDCDRGLASIQVMGLEDVMMVKDARMANRSSKGSKASSSSQLSRSWPDAARKSKKYQRVPGEKKKHKKEHIAKKRRQRMLSRGVDLEQINTKLRKMVVNQLDMLCFQPMHSRDCSQVQRLASIYQLKSGCQGSGNKRFVTATLTGQSSMPSADGQVRLDKLLGTEPEDYSVNWNSSKGPARAKGLSAPGKLARHSDSCGKNVPTKKVSFAERPVSFVSSGTMAETVTEAVAVGSTSGDVSCEKVVGSDSKLGTFETHTKGFGSKMMAKMGFIEGTGLGKDGQGILQPVQAIQRPKSLGLGVEFDSELEAAKARSEPPAKARPEPPANARRELSRTRSEPRRNTRPLEMYDCGTFERHTKGFGSKMMVKMGFVPGSGLGKDGQGIVNPLTAVRRPKSRGLGATDKY; encoded by the exons atggccggcggcaagcGCCGCTACAAGCGCAACCCCACCGCCGGCGGGCCCCGTCACAGCGCCGGAGCCGGGCGCCGCCGCTCGCTCCCGGAGCTCCCTTCCTTCGTCTCCCCCACCTCcgtcgccgccgcgttcggccctTCCTCCTCGGGCGGCCGAGGGCGCGGCCGAGGCGGCCGGCGCGGCGCCGCGGCGGAACCCGCCAACGCCGTCCCCTTCAGCTACACCGCCGCCCTTCGCCCGTGCCCCGCCTCCGCCGGCGGGGCCACGCGGGCGCTGGAGGTGGCCATAGACACCGGCTCCTGCGCCGATCCGGCCGCCTCCGCGTCGATGTACTCGTACGAAGTGGTCGGAGGGATCGGGCTTGGGTTccacggcgacgaggaggcggaggGCCAGGAGGAGGCCGGTGAGGGCGCGCCGCATCTTGGATTGGGATTCCACGGTCGTATCGAGGAAGAGATGGACGCGGAGGTTGAGGAATTGGAGGAGGTCTCCTTCGTGACGCCGAGGCAGGCTAAAGGCAAAGGGAGGCAGAATGGTGGATTTATCTCCATCGGGGGAGTCAGGATCTACAGCGAGGATACCTCATCACCGGAATCAGAGGGGATGGGCGACTCCGATGAGGAATCAGATTCCGATTACGAGGTGAGAGATCGCAATGCCGATGTTGATAGCGATgaggaagatagtgatgatgataaGGGGGATCCGGAGTCTGATGAGGACGGTTCGGGGTCAGACTCCGAGGAGGGTCTCAGCATTGGGGACTCATCGGTTGATGATGAGATTGTTGCCGATTACATGGAGGGGATTGGTGGCAGCGAGGAGCTATTGAGCAGTAGGTGGTTGAATGGCATGAAATTGGTTGATTCAGATGATGATGAGATGGATACAGACGATGATGAGGACGGGTTCCTAAAGAAGGGCAAGGAAAAGCTTGAGGGTTATGCACTAATGCGTGCATCTGAGCAGTATGGGATGAAGATGCCCAACTCGGCTGAAAGGCGGAAGGGAAGGAGCTCTAATGGCAGGGATTGTGACAGGGGCCTGGCTAGTATACAAGTTATGGGGCTGGAGGATGTGATGATGGTAAAGGATGCAAGGATGGCAAATCGGTCAAGTAAGGGTTCGAAGGCTTCATCGTCCTCACAGCTCTCCAGGTCCTGGCCCGATGCGGCCAGGAAGAGCAAGAAATATCAGAGGGTCCCAG GTGAAAAAAAGAAGCACAAGAAGGAACACATTGCAAAGAAACGCCGTCAACGGATGCTAAGTAGAGGAGTTGACTTGGAGCAAATCAATACT AAACTGAGGAAGATGGTTGTCAATCAACTTGATATGTTGTGCTTTCAGCCAATGCACTCTCGGGACTGTTCTCAG GTACAACGCCTCGCATCTATTTATCAATTGAAAAGTGGGTGTCAAGGTTCAGGCAATAAAAG GTTTGTTACGGCGACATTAACTGGACAGTCTTCGATGCCATCTGCAGATGGTCAAGTTCGACTTGATAAG CTTTTGGGGACTGAGCCTGAGGACTATAGTGTCAACTGGAACAGCTCCAAAGGTCCAGCAAGAGCGAAGGGTCTTTCAGCTCCAGGGAAATTGGCGAGGCACAGCGATTCTTGTGGGAAGAACGTTCCAACGAAAAAGGTCTCATTTGCGGAGCGTCCTGTATCTTTTGTGTCTTCTGGCACTATGGCGGAAACTGTTACCGAGGCAGTAGCAGTTGGCTCAACTTCTGGCGATGTGTCATGTGAGAAGGTTGTTGGAAGCGACTCCAAGCTGGGCACCTTTGAGACGCACACCAAGGGCTTTGGTTCCAAAATGATGGCGAAGATGGGATTCATCGAGGGCACTGGCCTTGGCAAAGATGGCCAAGGCATATTGCAGCCTGTCCAAGCAATTCAGCGTCCCAAATCTCTTGGGTTGGGTGTAGAATTTGACAGCGAATTGGAGGCAGCCAAAGCAAGGTCAGAGCCACCGGCCAAAGCAAGGCCAGAGCCACCGGCTAATGCAAGGCGAGAACTGAGTAGAACCAGGTCAGAACCGAGGCGCAACACACGGCCACTGGAGATGTACGACTGCGGCACTTTTGAGAGGCATACAAAGGGTTTTGGATCCAAAATGATGGTGAAGATGGGGTTTGTACCTGGTTCTGGCCTGGGGAAGGATGGCCAGGGCATTGTCAACCCCTTGACCGCGGTAAGACGACCGAAATCGCGGGGGCTGGGAGCTACCGACAAGTACTAA